One window of Flavobacteriales bacterium genomic DNA carries:
- a CDS encoding 1-acyl-sn-glycerol-3-phosphate acyltransferase produces the protein MRPEEMVNAWYTVHKALAKRPWWSLALLVLLFAGMTYVTVHLPLEEDITKLIPVKEGEQNLQRVLRTVRFTDKIVVNVALQENGEEGDLITYADRFLDSLHARCEPFVEAVQGQVGSDDMARTMAYVQDNLPQFLDDADYQKLAGVIRHDSLEAINERNFRTLISPSGLIAKDIIRQDPFGLTFDGLSKLKEMGVGDALTLHDGYLLSKDHRNLLLFITPKISSDKTAENDVFVNTLYAINSGLNNAYQGKASAEYFGSVLIAVANAERIKADVRNSMIIAVVLLLALLLFFFRRTSVSIILFVPSLFGGLLGICVLYFLRDGVSAISLGIGSVVLGCTLDYSLHILTHLRERGSVQDVYREVASPILVSSLTTACAFLCLIFLRSQALQDLGVFCAMAVLAAAVFALVFIPLAYRPGKKEIAKETLLDRIAAFPYHSSRWSLGGLAVLLIISCFTYSKVHFDNDLSKMNYMPADQQRAEDDLDSISDLATQSIHVVAFAPHLQEALQVNDKVFKDLQELQDKKLIKGFSSIATVLHSNQERARRTERWNSFWTTSRKDTVEHGLIASGNAVGLKPATYQPFFDRLDHAAVDSVSNPMATIGALDPADFISGQDGFWTVASIVRVERDGMAAVRARFAGMPHVLTLDRQHTMESFLKDLKTDFNKLVLYSFFVVVLILFAYFRSGTLVLVTALPIVLTWLITIGFMGLVGMHLNIFNIMICTFIFGMGIDYSIFITRGLLLQLSTGIDHVRTHKTSIVLSVITTLLGVGVLVFAKHPALYSISIVAIIGIVAAMLVSFTVQPWLFRLFVGGPERRPVRLRMLLHSMLSFTYFGLGGLVLSLCVSFLLPIIPVSKKVKMAWFHRSISAFKKSVLYSNPFVRKQVLNPQGETFERPAIMVANHTSFLDILAMGMLHPKVIFLVNDWVHDSPIFGKVVQLAGGYPVSRGIENGLEHLREKMRQGYSLMVFPEGTRSRNLGLRRFHKGAFYLAHQFKMDIVPVLIHGNSEVLPKGTFVIRDGRIDISILPRIAHGSPEFGTDARDTTKRISVAFKKEFLKLRRSTEGPTYFHKEVLDEYRYRAPARFRALKRLLKKQAEAYHELMVKIPLDATVLHLSRRGGHLDLCLALDGPNRKLRTFIGHEGDRAVVMNGVIDHTHDHIAVLMSKEEAMLQEADIALVEEGVLTPDELASLQARFPDNLFLHA, from the coding sequence GTGCGGCCTGAAGAAATGGTGAACGCTTGGTACACGGTCCATAAAGCGCTGGCGAAGCGTCCTTGGTGGAGCCTTGCCCTGCTCGTGCTTCTGTTCGCGGGCATGACCTACGTAACCGTCCACCTCCCGTTGGAAGAGGATATCACCAAGCTCATTCCGGTCAAGGAAGGGGAGCAGAACCTGCAGCGCGTGCTGCGGACGGTGCGTTTCACGGACAAGATCGTGGTGAATGTCGCCTTGCAAGAGAACGGGGAAGAGGGCGACCTCATCACCTACGCGGACCGTTTTCTGGACAGCCTGCACGCTCGTTGTGAACCCTTTGTAGAGGCCGTGCAAGGCCAGGTGGGCTCAGACGACATGGCCCGCACCATGGCCTACGTGCAGGACAACCTGCCCCAATTCCTGGACGACGCGGATTATCAAAAGCTCGCAGGGGTGATCCGCCATGATTCACTTGAGGCGATCAACGAACGCAACTTCAGGACGCTCATCTCTCCTTCGGGGCTGATCGCCAAGGACATCATCCGCCAGGACCCCTTCGGCCTGACCTTCGACGGGTTGAGCAAGCTCAAAGAAATGGGTGTTGGCGATGCGCTCACCCTGCACGACGGCTATCTGCTGAGCAAGGACCATCGGAACCTGCTGCTCTTCATCACACCGAAGATCAGCTCGGACAAGACGGCGGAAAACGATGTGTTCGTCAACACACTGTATGCCATCAACTCCGGCCTGAACAACGCCTACCAAGGGAAGGCTTCGGCGGAATACTTCGGCTCGGTGCTCATCGCCGTGGCCAATGCCGAACGCATCAAGGCCGATGTGCGCAATTCCATGATCATCGCGGTGGTGCTGCTGCTCGCGCTGTTGCTCTTCTTCTTCAGGCGAACCTCGGTCAGCATCATTCTGTTCGTACCCTCGTTGTTCGGCGGCCTCTTGGGCATTTGTGTGCTCTATTTCCTGCGGGACGGCGTTTCTGCTATTTCGCTCGGAATCGGCTCCGTGGTCCTTGGCTGCACGCTGGACTATTCGCTCCATATTCTTACCCATCTGCGCGAGCGCGGCTCGGTACAGGACGTCTATCGCGAAGTGGCCAGCCCGATCCTTGTCAGCAGCCTCACCACGGCATGCGCGTTCCTCTGCCTGATCTTCCTCCGGTCGCAGGCGCTGCAGGATCTTGGTGTCTTCTGCGCCATGGCCGTACTTGCGGCGGCGGTCTTCGCCCTCGTATTCATTCCGCTGGCGTACCGGCCGGGCAAAAAAGAGATCGCCAAGGAAACCCTGCTCGACCGCATTGCCGCCTTCCCCTACCACAGTAGCCGCTGGTCCCTGGGTGGATTGGCGGTCCTGCTGATCATCAGTTGCTTCACCTATTCCAAGGTGCATTTCGACAACGACCTCTCGAAGATGAATTACATGCCCGCGGACCAGCAGCGGGCAGAGGATGATCTGGACAGCATCTCCGACCTGGCCACGCAGTCCATCCACGTGGTGGCCTTCGCCCCGCACCTCCAGGAGGCCTTGCAGGTGAACGATAAGGTGTTCAAGGACCTGCAGGAACTGCAGGACAAAAAGCTGATCAAGGGCTTCAGTTCCATCGCCACCGTGCTGCATTCAAACCAAGAGCGGGCACGGCGCACGGAACGTTGGAACAGCTTCTGGACCACGTCGCGCAAGGATACCGTGGAGCATGGATTGATCGCATCGGGGAATGCCGTCGGGCTGAAACCCGCCACCTACCAGCCCTTCTTCGACCGCTTGGACCATGCCGCCGTGGACAGCGTGAGCAACCCCATGGCCACCATCGGGGCGTTGGACCCGGCGGATTTCATTTCGGGGCAGGACGGGTTCTGGACCGTCGCCAGCATTGTGCGTGTGGAGCGCGACGGGATGGCCGCCGTGCGAGCGCGGTTCGCGGGCATGCCCCATGTGCTCACGCTGGACAGGCAGCACACCATGGAGAGCTTTCTGAAGGACCTGAAGACGGACTTCAACAAACTGGTGCTGTACTCCTTCTTCGTGGTGGTGCTGATCCTGTTCGCGTACTTCCGCAGCGGCACCCTCGTCCTCGTGACCGCATTGCCCATCGTGCTCACGTGGCTGATCACCATCGGCTTCATGGGGCTGGTCGGGATGCACCTGAACATCTTCAACATCATGATCTGCACATTCATCTTCGGGATGGGCATTGACTACAGCATCTTCATCACGCGGGGGCTATTGCTTCAGCTAAGCACGGGCATCGATCATGTCCGCACCCACAAAACATCCATCGTGCTATCGGTCATCACCACCCTCTTGGGTGTGGGGGTGCTGGTGTTCGCGAAACACCCCGCGTTGTACTCCATTTCCATCGTGGCCATCATCGGCATCGTCGCCGCCATGCTGGTGTCCTTCACCGTCCAGCCCTGGTTGTTCAGGCTCTTTGTGGGCGGTCCGGAGCGCAGGCCGGTCAGACTTCGGATGTTGCTGCATTCGATGTTGTCGTTCACCTACTTCGGCTTGGGCGGCCTGGTCCTTTCCTTATGCGTCAGCTTCCTGCTGCCGATCATCCCGGTCAGCAAGAAGGTGAAAATGGCTTGGTTCCACCGCAGCATCTCGGCATTCAAAAAGTCGGTGCTCTACAGCAATCCTTTCGTGCGGAAGCAGGTGTTGAACCCCCAAGGGGAAACCTTTGAGCGCCCCGCCATCATGGTCGCCAACCACACGTCCTTCTTGGACATTCTGGCCATGGGCATGTTGCATCCCAAGGTCATTTTCCTGGTGAACGACTGGGTGCATGACTCGCCCATCTTCGGCAAAGTGGTGCAGTTGGCCGGTGGATATCCGGTGTCGCGAGGCATTGAGAACGGCCTGGAGCACCTGCGGGAAAAGATGCGGCAGGGTTACTCGCTCATGGTGTTCCCGGAAGGGACCCGTTCCAGGAACTTGGGCTTGCGCCGCTTCCACAAGGGCGCGTTCTATCTCGCGCACCAGTTCAAGATGGACATCGTGCCCGTGCTGATCCACGGAAATTCCGAGGTGCTGCCAAAGGGCACCTTTGTGATCCGCGACGGGCGCATCGACATCAGCATCCTGCCCCGCATCGCACACGGATCACCTGAATTCGGCACGGACGCCCGGGACACCACCAAGCGGATCTCCGTCGCGTTCAAGAAGGAGTTCCTCAAACTGCGCAGAAGCACGGAAGGACCGACGTACTTCCATAAAGAAGTACTGGATGAATATCGCTACAGGGCCCCGGCGCGCTTCAGGGCGTTGAAGCGTCTGCTGAAAAAGCAGGCCGAAGCCTATCACGAACTGATGGTGAAGATCCCCTTGGACGCAACGGTGCTCCACCTTTCCCGGAGGGGTGGGCACCTCG
- a CDS encoding DUF2062 domain-containing protein encodes MSLPEHIATFKQLGCCVLMPTYNNAGTLRKVIQGVLDYCDDVIVVNDGSTDGTAEILKDFPQVRQLHFPENQGKGAALRAGFKEAREHGFRYAITIDSDGQHYPEDLPIFLEELKQHISPEGLLLIGARNMGQTSVPRKSSFGNRFSNFWYWVETGIKLKDTQSGFRAYPLGPMERIPFWSARFEFEIEVIVRAAWDGVTVRNIPVRVKYDIDERVSHFRPGADFGRISVMNTLLVLMMIFYIKPRDIYAYFAQKGWKRSLREQLIGPQDSDAKKALSLGIGVFIGISPLWGLQTLIAVGAAVMFKLNRALAFAGSNVSIPPMIPVVILGSIGVGEALLGGEEISMAIDLDHIDFDHLNLLPKLKVYVVGSIALATICGVLAGLITYGLLRLFKWRAA; translated from the coding sequence ATGTCCTTGCCCGAGCACATCGCCACCTTCAAGCAACTGGGTTGTTGCGTGCTGATGCCCACGTACAACAACGCGGGCACCTTGCGCAAGGTGATCCAGGGTGTGCTGGACTACTGCGATGACGTGATCGTGGTGAACGACGGTTCCACGGACGGCACGGCGGAGATCCTGAAAGACTTTCCCCAGGTCCGGCAGCTGCATTTTCCAGAGAACCAAGGCAAGGGCGCAGCATTGCGCGCCGGTTTCAAGGAGGCGCGGGAACATGGGTTCAGGTATGCCATCACCATCGACAGCGACGGCCAGCATTATCCCGAGGACCTTCCCATCTTCTTGGAGGAGCTGAAGCAGCACATTTCACCGGAGGGCCTTCTGTTGATCGGGGCGCGGAACATGGGCCAGACAAGTGTGCCGCGCAAAAGCAGCTTCGGCAACCGCTTCAGTAATTTCTGGTACTGGGTGGAAACGGGCATCAAGCTGAAGGACACCCAGAGCGGATTCCGGGCCTATCCACTGGGACCAATGGAGCGGATCCCGTTCTGGAGCGCCCGCTTCGAATTCGAGATCGAGGTGATCGTGCGTGCCGCTTGGGACGGGGTGACGGTGCGGAACATTCCGGTCAGGGTGAAATACGATATCGACGAACGGGTGTCGCACTTCAGGCCAGGAGCGGATTTCGGACGCATCAGCGTGATGAACACCTTGCTGGTGCTGATGATGATCTTCTACATCAAACCCCGCGATATCTATGCCTACTTCGCGCAGAAGGGGTGGAAACGCTCCCTGCGTGAACAGCTGATCGGACCTCAGGACAGCGATGCGAAGAAGGCGCTTTCCTTAGGCATCGGTGTGTTCATAGGGATCAGCCCGTTGTGGGGACTGCAGACCCTCATCGCTGTCGGTGCCGCTGTGATGTTCAAGCTCAACCGCGCTTTGGCTTTCGCGGGGTCCAACGTCAGCATCCCACCCATGATACCGGTCGTCATCTTGGGCAGCATCGGCGTTGGCGAGGCCCTGCTCGGCGGTGAGGAGATCTCGATGGCCATTGACCTGGACCACATCGACTTCGACCACTTGAACCTCCTGCCGAAGCTGAAGGTCTATGTGGTCGGCAGCATCGCTTTGGCCACGATCTGCGGAGTGCTGGCCGGCCTTATCACATACGGCCTATTGCGCCTCTTCAAATGGCGTGCGGCCTGA
- a CDS encoding 3-hydroxyacyl-ACP dehydratase → MLIKGLYTVTRTVQEGDRITASVHLDEHHAVFKGHFPDQPVMPGVCTLQIVQELLEEHLGRSLRLSSASNIKFMALIDPRIHPDLDFDLTKTATEQGVKVSAKVHFKDTLAVKLSAEFQSV, encoded by the coding sequence ATGCTGATCAAAGGACTTTACACCGTGACCCGGACCGTACAGGAAGGCGACCGGATCACCGCGTCCGTGCATCTGGACGAGCACCACGCCGTTTTCAAAGGGCACTTTCCCGATCAGCCGGTGATGCCCGGCGTGTGCACGTTGCAGATCGTACAGGAACTGCTGGAAGAACACTTGGGGCGATCGCTCCGGCTCAGCAGCGCATCGAACATCAAGTTCATGGCCTTGATCGATCCCAGGATACACCCGGACCTGGACTTCGACCTGACGAAGACCGCCACGGAACAAGGGGTGAAAGTGTCGGCCAAGGTCCACTTCAAGGATACGCTGGCCGTGAAGCTGAGCGCGGAATTCCAAAGTGTTTGA
- a CDS encoding outer membrane lipoprotein carrier protein LolA, which translates to MRNVLITLLTCCFVQAAFAQGAPMSKAQGEQFEQELLKSTANTRTLQSDFTQYKHMDLLTKDIVSSGTMSFRSPNTVKWAYTKPYDYSIIFKDGMMKVNDGGRKSEMDIGSHKLLAQVSDMMTKSVRGDLFKDPAFNVSLFSGPKYDVVVLKPKDKELAGYVKQLELNFGKEDRKIVELKIIEPGDDHTRIVISNLKTNPALDDAVFAH; encoded by the coding sequence ATGAGGAACGTTCTGATCACCCTGCTGACCTGCTGCTTTGTACAGGCTGCTTTCGCGCAGGGCGCACCCATGTCGAAAGCCCAAGGGGAGCAGTTCGAGCAGGAACTTCTGAAGAGCACTGCGAACACACGGACGCTGCAAAGTGATTTCACGCAGTACAAGCACATGGACCTGCTGACGAAGGACATCGTGTCTTCCGGCACCATGTCCTTCCGCAGCCCGAACACCGTGAAGTGGGCCTACACCAAGCCCTACGACTACAGCATCATCTTCAAGGACGGCATGATGAAGGTGAACGACGGCGGCCGGAAGAGCGAGATGGACATCGGCAGCCACAAGCTGCTGGCGCAGGTCAGCGATATGATGACGAAAAGCGTGCGCGGCGACCTGTTCAAGGATCCCGCGTTCAACGTCAGCCTTTTTTCCGGGCCGAAATATGACGTGGTGGTGCTGAAGCCGAAGGACAAGGAATTGGCCGGATACGTCAAACAACTGGAGCTCAACTTCGGGAAAGAGGACCGGAAGATCGTGGAGCTGAAGATCATCGAGCCCGGCGACGACCATACGCGCATCGTCATCAGCAACCTCAAGACAAATCCCGCTTTGGACGATGCGGTTTTTGCTCATTAG
- a CDS encoding polysaccharide deacetylase family protein yields MKHRYVILSVAVLAIAFFLLKAPWWAWALLVAVWLVVAVAGSSLLRWQYHLPVLFRSPREHDDRVAITFDDGPDPVITPQVLKLLADHGAKATFFCIGKRAQAHPGIVKDIIGQGHTVGNHGFSHSNTFGFKSTGAVIKELQDSERTVQELTGLRMRLFRPPFGVTNPPIARAVAAQDLVCVGWSIRSLDTTRRSADQVWKRVVRRLKGGEVVLLHDTGEKCVEVLERLLSFMRANDLSGVPVDQLLGIKPYRG; encoded by the coding sequence ATGAAGCATCGCTACGTGATCCTCTCGGTCGCGGTGCTGGCCATCGCGTTCTTCCTGCTGAAAGCGCCATGGTGGGCGTGGGCCTTACTGGTCGCGGTATGGCTGGTGGTGGCCGTGGCAGGTTCTTCCCTTCTCCGCTGGCAATACCATCTTCCCGTGCTTTTCCGTTCGCCACGGGAGCATGATGACCGGGTGGCGATCACCTTCGATGACGGTCCGGACCCGGTGATCACGCCGCAGGTGCTGAAGCTCCTTGCGGACCATGGTGCCAAGGCCACTTTTTTCTGCATCGGCAAGCGGGCGCAGGCGCATCCCGGCATCGTGAAGGACATCATCGGCCAAGGCCACACCGTGGGCAACCACGGCTTTTCCCACAGCAACACCTTCGGCTTCAAGTCCACCGGGGCGGTGATCAAAGAGCTGCAGGACAGCGAACGGACGGTGCAGGAACTGACAGGGCTGAGGATGCGGCTCTTCCGCCCCCCGTTCGGCGTGACGAACCCGCCGATCGCAAGGGCTGTGGCGGCACAAGATCTGGTGTGCGTGGGCTGGAGCATCCGCTCGTTGGACACCACGCGGCGCAGTGCCGACCAAGTGTGGAAGCGGGTCGTACGCCGCTTGAAAGGGGGTGAAGTGGTCCTGTTGCACGATACGGGTGAAAAGTGTGTGGAGGTCTTGGAACGATTGTTGAGTTTTATGCGCGCCAACGACTTGTCCGGCGTACCCGTGGACCAGTTGTTGGGCATCAAACCCTACCGAGGATGA
- a CDS encoding beta-ketoacyl synthase chain length factor, producing the protein MAKPVYINGMGTVTAQGTHDPERLFGGPVLYDADAWHAIAPDYSKIIPGSEARRLSTGMKMSIAATKAAMEQAGVERVDAVITGTGMGCIRDSEKFLRAILDNDEQFLTPTPFIQSTHNSVAGHLARMLACTGYNFTYVHGSNSFASSVIDGRMQLRNGDAEVVLIGGVDELGDHSTELHRRNGHIKGKSVPSAGLLVSTTSGALFGEGAGFFVLGTVKGPATHAELLAVKAWHKTGAEGIEQHVLDFLRENGLSPGDVDAVVLGRNGDGDHDGYYNKLDQGLFKQHTQLAYKHRTGEFHTVPTFAMYLAARVLERGAVPPAYLLKNPPSGTIRTILQYDQYRSVDHNLTLLRKC; encoded by the coding sequence ATGGCGAAGCCGGTCTACATCAACGGCATGGGCACGGTGACGGCGCAGGGCACGCACGACCCCGAACGCCTCTTTGGCGGACCCGTGCTGTACGATGCGGATGCATGGCACGCCATCGCCCCGGACTACAGCAAGATCATTCCGGGCTCCGAGGCGCGCCGCCTTTCCACCGGCATGAAGATGAGCATCGCGGCCACGAAGGCGGCCATGGAACAGGCCGGCGTGGAGCGGGTGGACGCCGTGATCACCGGCACCGGCATGGGATGCATCCGGGATTCGGAGAAATTCCTGCGCGCCATCCTGGACAATGACGAGCAGTTCCTCACGCCCACGCCCTTCATCCAATCCACGCACAACTCCGTGGCTGGCCATTTGGCGCGCATGCTTGCGTGCACCGGTTACAACTTCACCTATGTACACGGCAGCAACTCCTTTGCCTCCTCGGTCATCGATGGCAGGATGCAACTGCGCAACGGTGATGCGGAGGTCGTGCTCATCGGCGGAGTTGACGAACTGGGCGATCACTCCACCGAGCTGCACCGCAGGAACGGGCACATCAAAGGGAAGTCCGTGCCTTCCGCTGGATTGTTGGTCTCCACCACCAGCGGCGCGCTCTTCGGCGAAGGGGCCGGCTTCTTCGTGCTGGGTACCGTAAAGGGGCCCGCGACGCATGCCGAACTGCTTGCGGTGAAGGCTTGGCACAAGACCGGTGCGGAAGGCATCGAACAGCATGTGCTGGATTTTTTGAGGGAAAACGGACTGAGTCCGGGGGATGTGGACGCCGTGGTGCTGGGCCGCAATGGGGATGGCGATCATGACGGCTACTACAACAAACTGGACCAAGGGCTTTTCAAACAGCACACGCAGCTCGCGTACAAGCATCGTACGGGCGAGTTCCATACCGTACCGACCTTCGCCATGTACTTGGCGGCAAGGGTGTTGGAACGTGGTGCCGTACCACCGGCCTATCTGCTGAAGAACCCGCCAAGCGGCACGATCAGGACCATCCTGCAATACGACCAATACCGCAGCGTGGACCATAACCTCACCTTGCTGCGGAAATGTTGA